Proteins co-encoded in one Kribbella qitaiheensis genomic window:
- a CDS encoding bifunctional glycosyltransferase/CDP-glycerol:glycerophosphate glycerophosphotransferase: MAASTDSAGVPRFSIVVPCHNARAWLRPCLDSVLGQSFTDLEVIGVDGASTDGSGRILDEYAAADPRVRAVHLSEDVGLGLTRNVALKECRGEYVLFLDADDVYLPGSLEAISARIGDTNQPDLVMFDYERIFWDGKVVRNQRHDAFAREGQGVFTAAERPVFLTFLEVIWNKAYRRDFLRLHGFVFTAGYYEDVPWTYATMLTAGRIATLDRVVVHYRQHRTGGNIHATRTRRQFDIFDQYDRVNAFITADPELASWWRFVFDRSLDHILAVLSKPERVDPEIRAEFFHAAAAFAKRWKPEGYAVDRTGRGFRRWLLIHDDYATYSTLKLSSKVLRGSASLPSPRKAVDKLLHRELDPNLALYCAYWFKQYACNPRAIYEKAAELAPQLRGVWVIDADHVAAIPEGVEYVVAGSPAYEKLLNKATYFVSNMNLPRDVEKRDGQIHIQTQHGTPLKTMGTDLRHFPIAAKDLDLDELMRQVDRWDFNLSSNRYSSEIWERTYPSHFEELEYGFPRNDRLLTATLDEVRAIRASFGFDDSHLVVLYAPTWRDGQDAVRTPTGLVDLGGDGIHLDLDQLAAAVGEHGRVLVRTHYSLSKHPSVHSSRVVDASDHPRVEDLMLAADVLISDYSSISFDYANLDRPIMLLVDDKGAYENARGTYFDITEFPPGLVARSSEELLAALQTGRFASAEAAKHRQLFREKFCEFDDGRAAERVVRRIYLGEDELPSVIPLAERRPAPSPHRL; encoded by the coding sequence ATGGCCGCCAGCACCGACTCCGCCGGGGTCCCGAGGTTCAGCATCGTGGTCCCGTGTCACAACGCACGGGCCTGGCTGCGACCCTGCCTTGATTCGGTGCTCGGTCAGTCCTTCACCGACCTCGAGGTGATCGGGGTCGACGGCGCGAGTACGGACGGCTCCGGCCGGATCCTCGACGAGTACGCCGCGGCCGACCCCCGGGTGCGGGCGGTGCATCTGAGCGAGGATGTCGGGCTCGGGCTGACCCGCAACGTCGCGCTCAAGGAGTGCCGCGGCGAGTACGTGCTGTTCCTGGACGCGGACGACGTCTACCTGCCCGGCTCGCTGGAGGCCATCTCCGCCCGGATCGGCGACACCAACCAGCCGGATCTGGTGATGTTCGACTACGAGCGGATCTTCTGGGACGGCAAGGTGGTCCGCAACCAGCGGCACGACGCCTTCGCCCGGGAGGGCCAGGGCGTCTTCACCGCGGCGGAGCGACCGGTCTTCCTGACCTTCCTCGAGGTGATCTGGAACAAGGCGTACCGGCGCGACTTCCTCCGCCTGCACGGCTTCGTCTTCACCGCCGGGTACTACGAGGACGTGCCGTGGACGTACGCCACGATGCTCACGGCCGGCCGGATCGCCACCCTGGACCGGGTCGTCGTGCACTACCGGCAGCACCGGACCGGCGGGAACATCCACGCCACCCGGACCCGGCGGCAGTTCGACATCTTCGACCAATACGACCGGGTGAACGCGTTCATCACCGCCGACCCCGAGCTGGCCAGCTGGTGGCGGTTCGTCTTCGACCGATCGCTCGACCACATCCTGGCCGTGCTGTCCAAGCCCGAGCGGGTCGACCCGGAGATCCGGGCCGAGTTCTTCCACGCGGCGGCCGCCTTCGCCAAGCGCTGGAAGCCCGAGGGGTATGCGGTCGATCGCACCGGCCGTGGCTTCCGGCGCTGGCTGCTGATCCACGACGACTACGCCACGTACTCGACGCTGAAGCTCAGCTCGAAGGTGCTGCGCGGCAGCGCCTCGCTCCCGAGTCCCCGCAAGGCCGTCGACAAGCTGCTGCACCGCGAACTGGATCCGAACCTGGCCCTGTACTGCGCGTACTGGTTCAAGCAGTACGCGTGCAATCCCCGCGCGATCTACGAGAAGGCGGCCGAGCTCGCACCGCAGCTCCGTGGCGTCTGGGTCATCGACGCCGATCACGTCGCGGCCATCCCGGAGGGCGTCGAGTACGTGGTGGCCGGCTCCCCGGCGTACGAGAAGCTCTTGAACAAGGCGACGTACTTCGTCAGCAACATGAACCTGCCGCGGGACGTCGAGAAGCGCGACGGGCAGATCCACATCCAGACCCAGCACGGCACACCGCTCAAGACGATGGGCACGGATCTGAGGCACTTCCCGATCGCGGCGAAGGACCTGGATCTCGACGAGCTGATGCGCCAGGTCGACCGCTGGGACTTCAACCTGTCGTCGAACCGGTACTCCTCGGAGATCTGGGAGCGGACCTACCCGTCGCACTTCGAGGAACTCGAGTACGGATTCCCCCGCAACGACCGGCTGCTGACTGCGACGCTGGACGAAGTACGGGCGATTCGGGCGTCCTTCGGTTTCGACGACTCGCACCTGGTCGTGCTGTACGCGCCGACGTGGCGGGACGGGCAGGACGCCGTCCGGACTCCTACCGGCCTCGTCGATCTCGGTGGCGACGGGATCCACCTGGATCTGGACCAACTGGCCGCCGCCGTCGGAGAGCACGGCCGGGTGCTGGTCCGGACGCACTACTCGCTGTCGAAGCATCCGTCGGTGCACTCGAGCCGAGTCGTGGACGCCTCGGACCATCCACGGGTCGAGGACCTGATGCTCGCGGCCGACGTCCTGATCTCGGACTACTCCTCGATCAGCTTCGACTACGCCAACCTTGACCGGCCGATCATGCTGCTGGTCGATGACAAGGGTGCGTACGAGAACGCCCGCGGCACGTACTTCGACATCACCGAGTTTCCGCCGGGGCTGGTGGCGCGGTCGTCGGAGGAATTGCTGGCCGCGCTGCAGACCGGCCGGTTCGCCTCGGCCGAGGCGGCGAAGCACCGGCAACTGTTCCGCGAAAAGTTCTGCGAGTTCGACGACGGGCGGGCGGCGGAACGTGTCGTCCGGCGGATCTATCTGGGCGAGGACGAGCTGCCGTCGGTGATCCCGTTGGCGGAACGGCGACCGGCTCCGTCGCCACACCGGCTCTGA
- a CDS encoding Fic family protein: protein MTADVFEPLATLEGVGSAARAARDAVDVLLRDRGLRKVGSDMTTEALLRGAHASAALAGSQETLEQVRRGATDPRAAGAVRMTGELMSLAPQSNKTPVQVWTRLHQLAAAELGGEDQLGHLRTSREPLPDDIPGLPEAPGADEMWERLHGLARALSGPTSAPGIVVAAIVHAELAVLRPFPTANGLVARAAERALLVARGIDPVSVTVPELGHFELAGSYAQGLRDYAAGGLTGVRDWLLRSCEVVALGAERSPLNISAQQGK from the coding sequence ATGACTGCTGATGTCTTCGAGCCACTGGCGACGCTGGAGGGGGTCGGGTCGGCGGCGCGGGCCGCCCGGGACGCCGTCGATGTGCTGCTCCGGGACCGGGGCCTGCGCAAGGTCGGGTCGGACATGACCACCGAAGCTCTGCTCCGCGGCGCCCACGCCTCGGCCGCGCTCGCCGGTAGTCAGGAAACACTCGAGCAGGTACGCCGGGGCGCCACCGACCCTCGTGCCGCCGGCGCCGTCCGGATGACCGGCGAGCTGATGAGCCTCGCCCCACAGTCGAACAAAACCCCGGTACAGGTCTGGACCAGACTGCACCAGTTGGCGGCCGCCGAACTCGGCGGCGAAGACCAGTTGGGGCACTTGCGCACCAGTCGCGAGCCGCTGCCGGACGACATCCCCGGCCTGCCCGAGGCGCCGGGAGCCGACGAGATGTGGGAGCGGCTGCACGGCCTGGCCCGCGCACTGAGTGGTCCCACGAGTGCGCCGGGCATCGTGGTGGCCGCCATCGTGCACGCGGAGCTCGCCGTACTGCGCCCGTTCCCGACCGCGAACGGCTTGGTCGCGCGTGCCGCCGAGCGGGCCCTACTGGTTGCCCGCGGCATCGACCCGGTCTCGGTCACGGTGCCGGAGCTCGGTCATTTCGAACTGGCCGGTTCGTACGCGCAGGGATTACGTGATTACGCGGCCGGCGGATTGACCGGAGTACGTGACTGGCTGTTGCGATCTTGTGAGGTCGTGGCTCTCGGTGCCGAACGTTCACCGCTCAACATCTCTGCCCAGCAAGGGAAATAG
- a CDS encoding HAD family hydrolase codes for MEHLGTSRSAAFFDLDKTIIARSSTLAFSRPFYAGGLINRRTVLRSAYAQFVYLLGGADHDQMERMRDYLSAMCTGWDVETVRSIVADTLHHIVDPIVYDEAVTLIEEHHAAGRDVVIVSSSGFEVVEPIGSMLGADKVIATRMTVADGKYTGEVEEYVYGPHKATAITALAEAEGYALKDSYGYSDSITDEPMLASVGHPFAVNPDRALRRVAISRDWPVLDFSKPVALAERTRFHEVRRPAVAATVVGAGLAAAGVLLYAARRRARGTDGV; via the coding sequence CTCCCGCCCGTTCTACGCCGGCGGGCTGATCAATCGGCGGACGGTGCTGCGCAGCGCCTACGCACAGTTCGTCTATCTGCTCGGCGGCGCGGACCACGACCAGATGGAGCGCATGCGCGACTACCTGTCCGCTATGTGCACAGGCTGGGACGTCGAAACGGTCCGCTCGATCGTGGCCGACACCCTGCACCACATCGTCGACCCGATCGTCTACGACGAGGCCGTGACCCTGATCGAGGAGCACCACGCGGCCGGCCGGGACGTGGTGATCGTCTCCTCCTCCGGCTTCGAGGTGGTCGAGCCGATCGGGTCCATGCTCGGCGCCGACAAGGTGATCGCCACCCGGATGACAGTTGCCGACGGCAAGTACACGGGTGAGGTCGAGGAGTACGTCTACGGCCCGCACAAGGCGACTGCGATCACCGCGCTCGCCGAAGCGGAAGGCTATGCACTGAAGGATTCCTACGGGTACTCCGACTCGATCACCGACGAGCCGATGCTGGCCTCCGTCGGGCATCCGTTCGCGGTGAACCCGGATCGCGCCCTGCGCCGGGTGGCGATCTCGCGGGACTGGCCGGTGCTCGATTTCAGCAAGCCGGTCGCACTCGCCGAGCGCACCCGCTTCCACGAAGTACGCCGTCCCGCGGTCGCCGCGACCGTCGTCGGCGCCGGGCTGGCGGCAGCCGGAGTGCTGCTCTACGCGGCTCGCCGGCGGGCTCGTGGCACCGACGGTGTGTGA